From a region of the Tenggerimyces flavus genome:
- a CDS encoding DNA-3-methyladenine glycosylase family protein has protein sequence MDTGSVQNNRSLVTDEPIDLAATLASLRRGSGDPVHRRTPDGAIWRAVRTPDGPATIRLTARPAERRIEAAAWGPGAAWLLERLPAFVGAEDDLSGFDPGNVLLARLAKRFKGWRVPRTGLVMDALVPAILEQKVTGKEAWRSWRELVWRFGERAPGPVPFKLWVAPAPRTFQKLASWDYHLAGVGPERSQAIVRAARVADRLEETITMEPAAVEQRLRTVPGIGVWTAAEVRQRAHGDADAVSVGDFHIAKNVGWALAGRRFDDAEMLTALEQWRGHRYRVTRLIELAGIGAPRHGPRYEGRNYRSI, from the coding sequence GTGGACACTGGTTCGGTGCAGAACAACCGCTCTCTCGTGACCGACGAGCCGATCGACCTCGCCGCCACGCTGGCGTCGCTGCGCCGCGGTTCGGGCGATCCGGTGCACCGTCGTACGCCGGACGGCGCGATCTGGCGAGCGGTACGAACCCCCGACGGTCCGGCGACAATCCGCCTCACAGCCCGCCCGGCCGAGCGGCGCATCGAGGCCGCCGCGTGGGGTCCTGGCGCGGCCTGGCTGCTGGAACGGCTGCCCGCGTTCGTCGGCGCCGAGGACGACCTCAGCGGCTTCGACCCTGGCAACGTGCTGCTCGCCCGGCTGGCCAAGCGGTTCAAGGGCTGGCGGGTGCCGCGTACGGGGCTGGTGATGGACGCGCTCGTCCCCGCGATCCTCGAGCAGAAGGTGACGGGCAAGGAGGCGTGGCGGTCCTGGCGCGAGCTGGTGTGGCGGTTCGGCGAGCGTGCTCCCGGGCCCGTGCCGTTCAAGCTCTGGGTCGCGCCGGCGCCGCGGACGTTCCAGAAGCTCGCGTCCTGGGACTACCACCTCGCGGGCGTCGGGCCGGAGCGTTCCCAGGCGATCGTCCGCGCTGCCCGCGTCGCCGACCGGCTCGAGGAGACGATCACGATGGAGCCGGCCGCCGTCGAGCAGCGGCTGCGGACGGTGCCGGGCATCGGCGTGTGGACGGCGGCGGAGGTACGGCAGCGCGCCCACGGCGACGCCGACGCGGTGTCGGTCGGCGACTTCCACATCGCGAAGAACGTGGGTTGGGCGCTCGCCGGCCGGCGGTTCGACGACGCCGAGATGCTGACGGCGCTCGAACAGTGGCGCGGCCACCGCTATCGCGTCACCCGGCTGATCGAGCTCGCCGGCATCGGGGCGCCGCGGCACGGTCCGCGCTACGAAGGGCGCAACTACCGCTCGATCTGA
- a CDS encoding DUF3105 domain-containing protein: MAKRGQGQKTRRERVEELRQEQKAQERRRTAIIIVACAAVAAVIIGVGAFPIVNNWINDPSRKAMTEFGAAASAASCEEAPKDPATGVSDHKPDGEKVKYTTAPPSAGPHWGTPAAFERKFYESGDRPPLETLVHNLEHGYTIVWYDDTIAKDKDQLEALKNIAKRFETSTPTGDKKFIAASWDNADGKFPEGKHVAFSRWATQAGHREYCGSVSGEAIEAFMKKYPWSDSPEPNAL, encoded by the coding sequence GTGGCCAAGCGAGGCCAGGGCCAGAAGACGAGGCGAGAGCGCGTCGAGGAGCTCCGCCAGGAGCAGAAGGCCCAAGAACGCCGGCGGACGGCGATCATCATCGTGGCCTGCGCGGCTGTCGCGGCCGTGATCATCGGCGTCGGCGCGTTCCCGATCGTCAACAACTGGATCAACGACCCGTCCCGGAAGGCCATGACGGAGTTCGGCGCGGCGGCCTCGGCGGCCAGCTGCGAGGAGGCTCCGAAGGACCCGGCGACGGGCGTGTCGGACCACAAGCCGGACGGCGAGAAGGTCAAGTACACGACCGCGCCACCGTCCGCAGGTCCGCACTGGGGCACGCCGGCCGCGTTCGAGCGCAAGTTCTACGAGTCGGGCGACCGCCCGCCGCTCGAGACGCTCGTCCACAACCTGGAGCATGGGTACACGATCGTCTGGTACGACGACACGATCGCCAAGGACAAGGACCAGCTGGAAGCGCTGAAGAACATCGCGAAGCGGTTCGAGACCTCGACGCCGACGGGCGACAAGAAGTTCATCGCCGCGAGCTGGGACAACGCCGACGGCAAGTTCCCCGAGGGCAAGCACGTCGCGTTCAGCCGCTGGGCCACCCAGGCCGGGCACCGCGAGTACTGCGGCTCGGTGAGTGGCGAGGCGATCGAGGCCTTTATGAAGAAGTACCCGTGGTCGGACTCGCCGGAGCCGAACGCGCTCTGA
- a CDS encoding HAAS signaling domain-containing protein has product MSGTAVLGYLGGVRRALADVPPAEQNELMADVEDCLLDIANEAGPALTAQGLRDRLGSPDDYAAELVRAAGYGERVPEAQPQPATDLDKSTWRLALFLVGAAVLLAGTAGSVIGGFVYGNGVGFLLAVFAFFGLLIAGGQCLTAADRNARWAHLRSTATKVKRELRARSAPASPTTGTSS; this is encoded by the coding sequence ATGAGCGGGACAGCGGTCCTCGGTTACCTGGGCGGCGTACGGCGAGCGCTCGCCGATGTGCCGCCGGCCGAGCAGAACGAGCTGATGGCCGACGTCGAGGACTGCCTGCTCGACATCGCCAACGAGGCAGGCCCGGCGCTCACCGCCCAGGGGCTGCGCGACCGGCTGGGGTCGCCCGACGACTATGCGGCCGAGCTGGTGCGGGCGGCGGGGTACGGGGAACGCGTACCGGAAGCCCAGCCGCAGCCAGCAACAGACCTCGACAAGAGCACCTGGCGGCTCGCGCTGTTCCTCGTCGGCGCCGCGGTGCTGCTCGCGGGCACCGCCGGCTCGGTGATCGGCGGGTTCGTCTACGGGAACGGCGTGGGCTTCCTGCTCGCGGTCTTCGCGTTCTTCGGGCTGCTGATCGCGGGCGGCCAGTGCCTCACCGCCGCCGATCGGAACGCGCGCTGGGCGCACCTCCGGTCGACGGCCACCAAGGTGAAGCGAGAGCTCAGAGCGCGTTCGGCTCCGGCGAGTCCGACCACGGGTACTTCTTCATAA
- a CDS encoding response regulator transcription factor, whose product MTSREREVLALMAQGYGNTEIASRLVVTERAVLKHVGNIFAKLDLPHTDAGHRRVLAVLSYLGV is encoded by the coding sequence TTGACGAGCCGCGAACGCGAGGTGCTGGCGCTGATGGCCCAGGGGTACGGCAACACCGAGATCGCGAGCCGCCTCGTGGTCACCGAACGAGCCGTGTTGAAGCACGTGGGCAACATCTTCGCCAAGCTCGACCTCCCCCACACCGACGCCGGCCACCGCCGCGTCCTCGCCGTGCTCTCCTACCTGGGGGTCTAG
- a CDS encoding mannose-1-phosphate guanylyltransferase produces MRYAVINAGGSGTRLWPLSRGGRPKQLLSVGGGKSLLRLAYERLLGLVDPANIYVCAGAVHREAVLEHLTELPESNVLGEPIGRDTAAAIGFASAVLHEQDPEAVVAFVTSDHVIEPVASFQSALRTGFELAERSPSTLVTFGIPASYPHTGLGYVERGAPVAPGVFEVRSFREKPDAETAASYVASGGYLWNAGTFVWRASTLLASLDAYLPETGAGVRAIAAAWSGPSRDVVLKETYESLRKISIDFAVMEPASRDAVVVVVPMSVDWLDVGSWPTLASTLSSDDARNAYDGVTVLVDSEGNIVVNDDPTHLVATVGLREMIIVHTRDVTMVCPKACAERVKELVARVQEDHGPRYS; encoded by the coding sequence ATGCGTTACGCAGTCATCAACGCGGGGGGCTCGGGGACGCGGCTGTGGCCGCTCTCGCGGGGCGGTCGGCCGAAGCAGCTGCTCAGTGTGGGCGGCGGCAAGAGCCTGCTGCGGCTCGCGTACGAACGCCTGCTCGGGCTCGTTGACCCGGCCAACATCTACGTGTGCGCCGGCGCGGTGCATCGCGAGGCGGTGCTCGAGCACCTGACCGAGCTGCCGGAGTCGAACGTGCTCGGCGAGCCGATCGGTCGCGACACGGCGGCGGCGATCGGCTTCGCCTCGGCGGTGCTGCACGAGCAGGACCCCGAGGCGGTGGTCGCGTTCGTGACCTCGGACCACGTGATCGAGCCCGTCGCCTCGTTTCAGTCGGCGTTGCGGACGGGGTTCGAGCTGGCCGAGCGGTCGCCGTCGACGCTGGTGACGTTCGGCATCCCGGCGTCGTACCCGCACACCGGGCTCGGTTACGTGGAGCGCGGCGCGCCGGTGGCGCCGGGGGTCTTCGAGGTGCGGTCGTTCCGCGAGAAGCCGGACGCGGAGACGGCGGCGTCGTACGTGGCGAGCGGCGGCTATCTGTGGAACGCGGGGACCTTCGTCTGGCGCGCGTCAACGCTGCTGGCCAGCCTGGACGCGTACCTGCCGGAGACCGGCGCGGGCGTCCGAGCGATCGCCGCGGCGTGGTCGGGGCCGTCGCGGGACGTGGTGCTGAAGGAGACGTACGAGTCGCTGCGCAAGATCTCGATCGACTTCGCGGTGATGGAGCCGGCGTCGCGCGACGCGGTGGTCGTGGTCGTGCCGATGTCGGTGGACTGGCTCGACGTGGGCTCGTGGCCGACCCTGGCGTCGACGTTGTCCAGCGACGACGCGCGGAACGCGTACGACGGCGTGACGGTCTTGGTGGACTCCGAGGGCAACATCGTCGTGAACGACGACCCCACGCACCTCGTCGCGACGGTGGGGCTGCGGGAGATGATCATCGTGCACACGCGAGACGTGACGATGGTCTGCCCGAAGGCCTGCGCGGAACGCGTGAAGGAGCTCGTGGCCCGCGTCCAGGAAGACCACGGCCCCCGCTACTCCTAG
- a CDS encoding TIGR03089 family protein, whose amino-acid sequence MTPAQLLAAARTADPASPFLTFYNDATDERIELSLTSFDNWVAKTANLLQDGLGTEPGERVAILLPPHWQGAVWMLAAWSAGLIVDLSGNGAPDVVVTGPDTLDEAVAMKARDTLALALRPLGGRFTTPLPAGVLDYGAEVPTYGDHFAPYVPVAPSDLALAVDGTELTAADLVARATAVGLDAGARVLTTANPAAKDGYLDALLAPLAVRGSIVLVRNPKPERTDRRVADERVTHP is encoded by the coding sequence GTGACGCCCGCTCAGCTTCTCGCAGCCGCCCGGACGGCCGATCCGGCGAGCCCGTTCCTGACGTTCTACAACGACGCGACCGACGAACGCATCGAGTTGTCGCTGACGTCGTTCGACAACTGGGTCGCCAAGACCGCGAACCTCCTGCAGGACGGCCTCGGCACCGAGCCCGGCGAACGGGTCGCGATCCTGCTCCCGCCGCACTGGCAGGGCGCGGTCTGGATGCTCGCGGCCTGGTCCGCCGGGCTGATCGTCGACCTGTCCGGGAACGGTGCGCCCGACGTCGTCGTCACCGGTCCGGACACGCTCGACGAGGCCGTCGCCATGAAGGCCCGCGACACCCTCGCGCTCGCGCTCCGCCCGCTCGGCGGCCGCTTCACCACCCCGCTGCCGGCCGGCGTGCTCGACTACGGCGCCGAGGTGCCGACGTACGGGGACCACTTCGCGCCCTACGTTCCGGTGGCGCCCAGCGACCTCGCGCTGGCCGTCGACGGGACCGAGCTCACCGCCGCCGACCTCGTCGCGCGGGCGACCGCGGTCGGCCTCGATGCAGGAGCCCGCGTCCTGACCACCGCCAACCCCGCCGCGAAGGACGGCTACCTCGACGCGCTGCTCGCGCCCCTCGCCGTCCGCGGCTCGATCGTCCTCGTACGGAACCCGAAGCCGGAACGGACCGACCGGCGCGTCGCCGACGAACGGGTCACGCACCCATGA
- a CDS encoding amidohydrolase family protein, producing the protein MTVPAGAIDNHAHVMVGEQGGIDGAAYQPFSAPVQSFVAHLRGLGFSRGVLVTPSTYGADNSVLLDALRSSTDLLRGIAVVPPDVDDATLDELHAAGVRGCRVQDRMTGGLPIDALPKLASRVGSRGWHVEVWTDLLENGEIVRSCLRSTTTPILLDHLGNLPAPAPGEADAGTAVLRELMAYDTCWVTLSGAYRLAAPLAEAHAAELLQGRVDTLLSLAPERLAWGSDWPYVRPPGPVPTASDHLAVLDRWLPDASSREQVLVTNAALLYGWS; encoded by the coding sequence ATGACCGTCCCCGCCGGAGCGATCGACAACCACGCCCACGTCATGGTGGGCGAGCAGGGCGGGATCGACGGCGCCGCGTACCAGCCGTTCTCCGCGCCGGTGCAGAGCTTCGTCGCTCACCTGCGGGGGCTCGGGTTCAGCCGCGGCGTGCTGGTGACGCCGAGCACCTACGGCGCCGACAACTCCGTGCTGCTGGACGCGCTGCGTTCCTCGACCGATCTGCTGCGCGGCATCGCGGTGGTGCCGCCGGACGTCGACGACGCGACGCTGGACGAGCTGCACGCGGCGGGCGTACGGGGATGCCGGGTGCAGGACCGGATGACGGGTGGGTTGCCGATCGACGCTCTGCCCAAGTTGGCTTCGAGAGTTGGCTCGCGCGGTTGGCATGTCGAGGTGTGGACCGACCTGCTCGAGAACGGCGAGATCGTCCGTTCCTGCCTGCGATCCACGACGACACCGATCCTGCTCGACCATCTCGGCAACCTGCCGGCGCCCGCGCCCGGCGAGGCCGACGCGGGGACCGCCGTACTGCGGGAGCTGATGGCGTACGACACGTGCTGGGTCACGCTGTCCGGCGCGTACCGGCTCGCGGCTCCGCTGGCCGAAGCACACGCCGCCGAACTGCTGCAAGGCCGGGTTGACACGCTGCTATCGCTCGCGCCGGAGCGCCTGGCGTGGGGGTCGGACTGGCCGTACGTCCGGCCGCCCGGCCCTGTACCAACCGCCTCGGACCACCTAGCGGTGCTGGATCGGTGGCTGCCGGACGCGTCGTCGCGCGAGCAGGTGCTCGTGACGAACGCGGCCTTGTTGTACGGCTGGAGCTAG
- a CDS encoding SpoIID/LytB domain-containing protein — MGSTRRWKSDTRRVGGRALEGWSAVALAAVVLVGGATTAHAEIAETPETPDAGQAFAAPADGIYDLKGQGFGHGRGMSQWGAHEAAEDGLGYKKILDFYYPGTKLVDDATSKAIRVRLSHNNSDVRVRMEKNLEVVWTKENGDVDTQKLPATLAGCKVGTWRVNAVKGKDMTLEGYSCRAWRALIPASDVDSGGRISFVTSDDTFAMERRPSGKLLRRLYRGDLRVILRDKRLRPINIVKYDDYLRSVVPSESPAGWPTNSLRAQAVAARTYALKSAINRKKKYFDVYDTTASQVYPGIASLKLSWEISRTYEKERTDDAVRDTANETLMFDAKPALTEFGSSNGGWTASGGVPYLQALQDNWDPSTNWKDTVRVATLERRYPSIGALTELRVVARNGGGDWGGRVSSIKLVGTQGERTVKGEDKIRNLLGLKSAWFTVTS, encoded by the coding sequence ATGGGCAGTACACGCAGGTGGAAGAGCGACACGCGGCGAGTGGGCGGACGGGCTCTGGAGGGATGGTCGGCCGTCGCACTCGCCGCTGTGGTTCTCGTCGGAGGAGCGACCACAGCGCACGCCGAGATCGCCGAGACTCCCGAGACCCCGGACGCGGGTCAGGCGTTCGCCGCGCCGGCTGACGGGATCTACGACCTCAAGGGGCAGGGCTTCGGCCACGGGCGCGGCATGTCGCAGTGGGGCGCGCACGAAGCGGCCGAGGATGGCCTTGGGTACAAGAAGATTCTCGACTTCTACTATCCCGGCACCAAGCTCGTCGACGACGCCACCTCCAAGGCGATCCGCGTCAGGCTCAGTCACAACAACTCCGACGTTCGCGTCCGCATGGAGAAGAACCTCGAGGTCGTCTGGACCAAAGAGAACGGCGACGTCGACACCCAGAAGCTCCCCGCCACCCTCGCCGGCTGCAAGGTCGGCACCTGGCGCGTCAACGCCGTCAAGGGCAAGGACATGACGCTCGAGGGCTACTCCTGCCGCGCCTGGCGCGCGCTCATCCCCGCCAGCGACGTCGACAGCGGCGGCCGCATCTCGTTCGTCACCAGCGACGACACGTTCGCGATGGAACGTCGCCCGTCCGGCAAGCTGCTCAGGCGCCTCTACCGCGGCGACCTCCGCGTCATCCTGCGCGACAAGCGGCTCCGCCCGATCAACATCGTCAAGTACGACGACTATCTCCGCTCGGTCGTCCCCTCGGAGTCACCCGCAGGCTGGCCGACGAACTCACTCAGAGCGCAGGCCGTCGCGGCGCGCACGTACGCCCTGAAGTCCGCGATCAACCGCAAGAAGAAGTACTTCGACGTCTACGACACGACCGCTTCGCAGGTCTATCCCGGCATCGCAAGTCTCAAGCTCAGCTGGGAAATCTCCCGCACGTACGAGAAGGAACGCACCGACGACGCCGTCAGGGACACCGCGAACGAGACGCTGATGTTCGATGCCAAGCCGGCCTTGACAGAGTTCGGCTCCTCCAACGGCGGCTGGACGGCGAGTGGCGGAGTTCCTTACCTGCAAGCGCTTCAGGACAACTGGGATCCCTCCACCAACTGGAAGGACACGGTCAGGGTCGCCACGCTGGAACGGCGTTACCCCAGCATCGGCGCACTCACCGAGCTCCGTGTCGTCGCGCGCAACGGCGGCGGCGACTGGGGCGGACGCGTCAGCTCGATCAAGCTGGTCGGCACCCAGGGCGAACGGACGGTCAAGGGCGAGGACAAGATCCGCAACCTGCTCGGCCTCAAGTCCGCCTGGTTCACCGTGACGTCCTAG
- a CDS encoding acetoacetate--CoA ligase, with translation MAEGPALGTVLWTPPADVRSSSRVGAYLSWLSSTRGLTFPDYASLWQWSVDSLEDFWASLWEYFAVGGSYSSVLTSRSMPGASWFPGASLNYAEYLLRSLPADEVVIVGQSDTRASVTLTGAELRAAVAACRAGLVRLGVGRGDRVAAYLPNIPETVVLLLATASLGAVFSSCAPEFGTRSVVDRWSQIAPKVLVAVDGYRYGDKPVDRTSEVAAIRAALPSLAGVVSVPYLGSGVPDALSWEELLSSPAPMAFELVPFHHPLYVLYSSGTTGLPKAIVHGHGGILLEHLKALALHLDLGPGDRFFWFSTTGWMMWNFLVSGLAVGASIVLADVNPGYPDLGSTWRLASSTGVTFFGTSAPFLLACRKAGVRPADLGDMSRIRGVGSTGAPLPPEGYGWVYENVNSSLLLQSFSGGTDLCTGFIGGSPLLPVYAGELSCRCLGAAVAAYSPAGESVVDSLGELVIERPMPSMPVSFWGDSSGSRYRAAYFGDFPGVWRHGDWITVTSRGTCVITGRSDATLNRGGVRLGTAEFYSVVDTFPEIADSLVVHLEDADGGPGELLLFVVPAAGVTVDDALKARLAAELRRSLSPRHVPDVVVAVPDVPRTLSGKKLEVPVKRILEGRAADEAASRGALANPSSLEAFEKLAAERATDV, from the coding sequence GTGGCTGAGGGGCCCGCTCTCGGCACGGTGCTGTGGACGCCTCCGGCTGACGTTCGTTCGTCTTCTCGGGTCGGTGCCTATCTGTCCTGGCTGTCTTCAACGCGCGGGCTGACATTCCCGGACTACGCGTCGTTGTGGCAGTGGTCAGTGGACTCTTTGGAGGACTTCTGGGCTTCACTCTGGGAGTACTTCGCTGTCGGCGGTTCTTACTCGTCGGTGCTGACGTCGCGGTCGATGCCGGGCGCCTCGTGGTTTCCCGGCGCTTCCTTGAACTATGCGGAGTACTTGCTGCGTTCGCTGCCCGCGGACGAGGTCGTGATCGTCGGGCAGTCGGACACGCGGGCTTCTGTGACGTTGACGGGGGCCGAGCTGCGGGCGGCGGTGGCCGCGTGCCGGGCTGGGTTGGTGCGGCTCGGGGTCGGCCGGGGCGATCGGGTCGCGGCGTACCTGCCGAACATCCCGGAGACCGTGGTGCTGCTGCTCGCCACAGCCTCGTTGGGGGCGGTTTTCTCTTCGTGTGCGCCGGAGTTCGGGACGCGGAGCGTGGTCGATCGGTGGAGCCAGATCGCGCCGAAGGTGCTCGTGGCCGTCGACGGGTATCGGTACGGCGACAAGCCGGTGGACCGTACTTCTGAGGTGGCTGCGATCCGCGCCGCGCTGCCCTCGCTCGCCGGTGTGGTGTCGGTGCCGTACCTGGGATCGGGGGTGCCGGACGCGCTCTCTTGGGAGGAGCTGCTCTCGTCCCCGGCGCCGATGGCTTTCGAGCTGGTCCCGTTCCACCATCCGCTGTACGTGTTGTACTCGTCCGGGACGACGGGCCTGCCGAAGGCGATCGTCCACGGGCATGGGGGAATCCTGCTCGAGCATCTGAAGGCGCTCGCGTTGCACCTGGATCTGGGACCGGGGGATCGGTTCTTCTGGTTCAGCACGACCGGCTGGATGATGTGGAACTTTCTCGTGTCGGGCTTGGCGGTTGGCGCTTCGATCGTGCTGGCCGACGTCAACCCGGGGTATCCGGATCTGGGGTCGACCTGGCGTCTTGCCTCCTCGACTGGGGTCACGTTCTTCGGAACGTCAGCACCCTTCTTGCTGGCCTGCCGAAAGGCGGGGGTACGGCCCGCTGATTTGGGTGACATGTCACGCATCCGCGGGGTGGGCTCGACCGGTGCGCCGTTGCCGCCGGAGGGTTATGGGTGGGTGTACGAGAACGTCAACTCGTCCTTGCTCCTGCAGTCGTTCTCGGGTGGGACCGACCTGTGTACGGGCTTCATCGGCGGCTCGCCGCTGTTGCCGGTGTACGCGGGGGAGCTGTCGTGTCGGTGCCTCGGAGCCGCGGTGGCCGCGTACTCGCCGGCGGGGGAGTCGGTGGTGGATTCCCTTGGAGAGTTGGTGATCGAGCGGCCGATGCCGTCGATGCCGGTGTCGTTCTGGGGCGACTCTTCGGGCTCGCGGTATCGCGCCGCGTACTTCGGGGACTTCCCCGGCGTATGGCGGCACGGCGACTGGATCACGGTGACGTCGCGGGGGACGTGCGTGATCACCGGGCGGTCGGACGCGACGCTGAACCGTGGCGGGGTGCGGTTGGGGACGGCGGAGTTCTACTCGGTGGTGGACACGTTCCCGGAGATCGCGGACTCGCTGGTGGTGCACCTGGAGGACGCCGACGGCGGACCGGGAGAGTTGTTGCTGTTCGTGGTGCCCGCGGCCGGCGTGACGGTGGACGATGCGCTGAAGGCGCGCCTGGCCGCCGAGCTCCGCCGCTCGCTCTCGCCTCGCCACGTGCCGGACGTCGTGGTCGCGGTGCCGGACGTGCCACGAACGTTGTCGGGGAAGAAGCTCGAGGTCCCGGTGAAGCGCATCCTCGAAGGCCGCGCCGCCGACGAAGCGGCCAGCCGCGGCGCGCTGGCCAACCCCTCGTCCCTCGAGGCCTTCGAGAAGCTCGCCGCCGAACGCGCCACCGACGTCTGA
- the galE gene encoding UDP-glucose 4-epimerase GalE: MTWLVTGGAGFIGAHVTHAMLAAGERVVVLDDLSTGIASRIEGVPFVEGSVHDTEFVAGVLREHGITGVVHLAAKKQPGESVDKPILYYRENVGGLASLLDAVAAAGVETFVFSSSASVYGNPSQEIVTEDLHCEPESPYGETKLAGEWLIADTARVTGLRYVNLRYFNVAGTARPELSDTGAYNVIPMVFERLTDGKPPLIFGADYPTPDGTCIRDYVHVSDIASAHVAAAQHLASGADARLTLNVGTGRGVSVREMVDTILAVTGYSELPATVVDRRPGDPVVSIASADRIAAEFGWSAGHDLRDMVESAWAGWVLRHPEARRG; encoded by the coding sequence ATGACCTGGCTCGTCACCGGAGGCGCCGGTTTCATCGGTGCCCACGTCACCCATGCCATGCTCGCCGCGGGTGAGCGCGTTGTCGTTCTCGACGATCTGTCGACCGGCATCGCGTCCCGGATCGAGGGCGTGCCGTTCGTCGAGGGCTCCGTGCACGACACCGAGTTCGTCGCCGGCGTGCTCCGCGAGCACGGCATCACCGGCGTCGTGCACCTCGCGGCGAAGAAGCAGCCGGGTGAGTCGGTGGACAAGCCGATCCTCTACTACCGCGAGAACGTCGGCGGGCTCGCGTCGCTGCTGGACGCGGTGGCCGCGGCGGGCGTCGAGACGTTCGTCTTCTCCTCCAGCGCCTCGGTGTACGGCAACCCGTCGCAGGAGATCGTCACCGAGGACCTGCACTGCGAGCCGGAGTCGCCGTACGGCGAGACCAAGCTCGCCGGCGAGTGGCTGATCGCCGACACCGCGCGGGTGACCGGGCTGCGGTACGTCAACCTGCGGTACTTCAACGTCGCGGGTACGGCGCGGCCCGAGCTCTCCGACACCGGCGCGTACAACGTGATCCCGATGGTGTTCGAGCGCCTCACCGACGGCAAGCCGCCGCTGATCTTCGGCGCCGACTACCCGACGCCCGACGGCACCTGCATCCGCGACTACGTGCACGTGTCGGACATCGCGTCGGCGCACGTCGCGGCTGCTCAGCACCTGGCTTCTGGGGCGGACGCCCGGCTGACGTTGAACGTCGGGACCGGGCGCGGGGTGTCCGTACGCGAGATGGTCGACACCATCCTCGCCGTGACCGGCTACAGCGAGCTGCCGGCGACGGTCGTCGACCGCCGGCCGGGCGACCCGGTGGTGTCGATCGCTTCCGCCGACCGGATCGCCGCCGAGTTCGGCTGGTCCGCGGGGCACGATCTGCGCGACATGGTGGAGTCGGCGTGGGCCGGCTGGGTGTTGCGGCACCCGGAGGCGCGGCGTGGCTGA
- a CDS encoding PadR family transcriptional regulator, with protein sequence MSIRHGLLALLQDGPKYGYQLRVEFEHATGTTWPLNVGQVYTTLTRLDRDGLVRGAGEDGEGRVMYEITDQGSDELTSWFRTPVSREARPRDELAIKLALALTVNGVDVGAIVQTQRTATLRTLQELTRLKRDATEKDISWLLILDGMIFQAEAEVRWLDHCESRLIRHKTSDTKAPQPQPDDIEVPR encoded by the coding sequence ATGTCCATCAGACACGGTCTTCTCGCCCTGCTCCAGGACGGCCCGAAGTACGGCTACCAGCTCCGGGTCGAGTTCGAGCACGCCACCGGAACGACCTGGCCACTCAATGTCGGGCAGGTCTACACGACGCTCACCCGGCTCGACCGCGACGGCCTCGTGCGGGGCGCGGGCGAGGACGGCGAGGGTCGGGTGATGTACGAGATCACCGACCAGGGCAGCGACGAGCTCACCAGCTGGTTCCGTACGCCCGTCAGCCGCGAGGCGCGACCGCGGGACGAGCTCGCGATCAAGCTCGCCCTCGCGCTCACCGTCAACGGCGTCGACGTCGGGGCGATCGTGCAGACGCAGCGGACCGCCACCCTGCGCACGCTGCAAGAGCTGACCCGGCTCAAGCGCGACGCCACCGAGAAGGACATCTCCTGGCTGCTGATCCTCGACGGGATGATCTTCCAGGCAGAGGCGGAGGTGCGTTGGCTCGACCACTGCGAGAGCCGGCTGATCCGACACAAGACCAGCGACACCAAGGCCCCGCAGCCGCAGCCCGACGACATCGAGGTGCCGCGATGA